GTTTGGTCACCAATGCCACGCTGCTCAAACCATCGCATATTCGAACGCTGATCGAAATCGGCTGGGACAATCTTACCGTCAGCATTGACGGCGCCACCGCCGAAGTCCATGACGCCATTCGCGGGCAGGGCACGTTTCGGAAAACCGCCTCGGCAACATCCCGATGCGCGGAAATGCGCCGGGAAACGAACAGCCCATGGCCGCGGATTCAGATTTCGACGACCCTCATGCGCCACAATTACAGCGACCTGCCGGGCATCGTCGAACTGGCGCACCGGCTGGGTTGCGACAGCATTCTCGCGGATCTGACCTGTCTTTCCTTTGGACGCGACAACCTGATTACGCCGGAGCAACGCCAGGAACTTCCCGGAATCGTCGAACAAGCCGTCCAGCGTGGACGCGAACTGGGAATCGTGACCGATTTCGATCACCTCACGATCAGCCCATGGGCGGCCACGTTTCTCCGTAATCCGTGGCGCGCATCCGAACCGCCGCCCCGCATGTTCGATAACGCCTGGTGCTATGCGCCTTGGTACGCCATGTCCGTGTTTGCAAACGGCGGCGTCGCGCCGTGCACGATGGACTGGAACCGGACCGCCCCGAACCTGGCAAGCGCGTCCTTGGCGGAAATTTGGGAAGGGCCGTATTTCGCCCGGGCGCGCGATCGAATGGTCTTGGAGCAATCCCTGGATTGTTGCGACAAATGCCCGGTCCTCTTTTCCGGGCATACCCTGTCGCTTCGTCCCATGGACGATGCCTATGCCCTGAGCGAAGCGGCGGGCTGCCCCGCGCTTGCAGGAGAATAGCCGATGAATGCCGCAACCTTTCTGGAAACCGCCGCCCGCGAGCATCCGGATCGGGTGTTCATCGTGGACGGCGTGCAACGGGCGACGTTCGGCGAAATCAACCGGCGCGCGAACCGGCTGGCGAACGGCTTGGCCGCCGCGGGTATTCAGACCGGCGATTGTGTAGCGATGACGTGTCCGTCACGTACCGAATTCGCAGTGGCCTACTACGCCATCCTCAAAATCGGCGCCGTGGCGGCCACGCTCAACGTCCTGTTAAAACGAAACGAAATCGCGGAACAACTCACCGATTGCAGGGCAAAAGCCTATCTCGCCTTCGAGGGAACCGCGGAATCTCCCATGGGCCAGGAAGCAATCGCGGCATTTCAGGCAACGCCGTCCTGTAAAGGGTTCTGGGCGATTCCCGCCGGCGCAGACGGATTGCAGTTACTCTCGGAATGCGCGTCGTGGACCGAATTGATCGAGGGCCAGCCGGATGTCTTCGAATCTGCCGATCTTTCGCCGGACGCCACGTGCTGCATTACCTTTACTTCCGGAACGACCGGACGCGCCAAGGGCGTCGAGCACTCCCACGCCGTCGAGGGACTCGTTCCCTATCTCATGCAGAACGACTATCAGGCGGCGGCCCATGACGTGTTCCTGCTGACCGTGCCGCTGTTCACGTTATGGAAAACCACTGCGCTTCATTTGACGTGTCTGGCGGGCGCCACCGTCGTCGTCATGCCGCGTTTCAGCCCCGAAGAAACCTGGCGCCTCATGGAACGGGAGCGCGTGACGGTGCTCATCGTTTCCGGGGCCGTCTTCCGATTCCTGTACGACGCCATGGATC
The sequence above is drawn from the Candidatus Hydrogenedentota bacterium genome and encodes:
- a CDS encoding radical SAM protein — translated: MIAISTEKDTLLNRLRCWERGETPGPWCISVFPTNRCNIRCVMCWQRYFENDTSHELSDERLLHLVDEAAALGCQDWIIQGGGEPLMRATLVMRMCERIRQHGMNGRLVTNATLLKPSHIRTLIEIGWDNLTVSIDGATAEVHDAIRGQGTFRKTASATSRCAEMRRETNSPWPRIQISTTLMRHNYSDLPGIVELAHRLGCDSILADLTCLSFGRDNLITPEQRQELPGIVEQAVQRGRELGIVTDFDHLTISPWAATFLRNPWRASEPPPRMFDNAWCYAPWYAMSVFANGGVAPCTMDWNRTAPNLASASLAEIWEGPYFARARDRMVLEQSLDCCDKCPVLFSGHTLSLRPMDDAYALSEAAGCPALAGE
- a CDS encoding AMP-binding protein — translated: MNAATFLETAAREHPDRVFIVDGVQRATFGEINRRANRLANGLAAAGIQTGDCVAMTCPSRTEFAVAYYAILKIGAVAATLNVLLKRNEIAEQLTDCRAKAYLAFEGTAESPMGQEAIAAFQATPSCKGFWAIPAGADGLQLLSECASWTELIEGQPDVFESADLSPDATCCITFTSGTTGRAKGVEHSHAVEGLVPYLMQNDYQAAAHDVFLLTVPLFTLWKTTALHLTCLAGATVVVMPRFSPEETWRLMERERVTVLIVSGAVFRFLYDAMDHMPVDYDRIARHWRLCLSGGFRIPADLHRFFRDRFKIAILSMYGSTELHGISLTREVSEDTDDCVGRLFRGVQVRIVDETMNDVPLGETGEILVRTPTLMKGYCGNPAETEKSASAGWFHTGDMGRRNPDGHLFLTGRIKDMINRKGMKVFSAQVESALLAHPAIARVAVVGIPDEFAGEEVKAFVQLRDGLQCSPDELIAWARERIAAYAYPRHVEFVDNLPIGPTGKVLKHLLPRR